A window of Juglans regia cultivar Chandler chromosome 7, Walnut 2.0, whole genome shotgun sequence contains these coding sequences:
- the LOC109021412 gene encoding uncharacterized protein LOC109021412, translated as MDVLSRMLEGVVDRGFISSFSVGGSSHGSISVTHLLFADDMLIFCDPDPDQIRSLRALLCFEAVSGLIMNLSQSEIVPVGLVNNLSEVAAILGCKVSSLPMKYLRLPLEAPHKSKAMWDGIVEKIECKLADLRWGGIASDKDASVADNMSTFADSLHLSVNFSRVVHDWEVDDIAEFYNVLYTLKVQGREDRLLWTCTGNKTFSVRLYYKILTVHPSNAFPWLDWLANGLLKAFIGELKRLELQVDDRFLVLHIAEKNKRALSQISLGGK; from the exons ATGGATGTGCTGAGTAGAATGTTGGAGGGGGTGGTGGACAGGGGCTTCATCTCGAGCTTCTCGGTGGGCGGTTCCTCGCATGGTAGCATATCAGTCACTCATCTCCTTTTCGCCGATGATATGTTGATTTTCTGTGACCCAGATCCCGACCAAATTCGCTCCTTGAGAGctctcctttgttttgaagctgtctctGGTCTTATTATGAATTTATCACAGTCTGAAATTGTTCCAGTTGGTTTGGTAAATAATTTAAGCGAAGTGGCGGCCATCTTGGGCTGCAAGGTGTCATCCTTGCCTATGAAATACCTAAGACTTCCTTTAGAGGCTCCTCATAAATCCAAGGCAATGTGGGATGGGATTGTTGAGAAAATCGAATGCAAGCTGGCGG ATTTGAGGTGGGGAGGGATTGCATCAGATAAGGATGCTTCCGTGGCTGATAATATGAGCACATTTGCTGATTCTCTTCATTTGTCCGTGAATTTTTCTAGAGTTGTACATGATTGGGAGGTGGACGACATTGCTGAATTTTACAATGTTTTATATACGCTGAAAGTGCAAGGAAGGGAGGATAGACTATTATGGACATGTACAGGGAACAAGACATTTTCAGTCCGCCTTTATTACAAGATATTGACAGTTCACCCCTCCAATGCCTTCCCTTG GTTGGATTGGTTGGCAAATGGGCTTCTCAAAGCTTTTATTGGAGAATTGAAGCGTTTAGAGCTACAGGTGGATGATAGATTCCTTGTGCTGCATATTGCTGAGAAGAACAAGAGGGCATTGAGCCAAATATCTCTTGGTGGGaagtag